In the genome of Cherax quadricarinatus isolate ZL_2023a chromosome 28, ASM3850222v1, whole genome shotgun sequence, the window ATCACGTATATGTGAATTTGCTGGTCTTAATGGTTGTCTTATTGCTGCTCACTCTAAGATGTATATGGTACAATTTCAGTGTTTTATGAAAATAGTagtaaaaatatttatttatcaACATTAAGTTTGTCTCTATTACTCAAGTCTGTAAGGTAAAAAGCATGAATGTGAAAATTACTGGTGCTGTTTATGTCCAGTTACTGTATAAATCATAAATTGTTAGAGAGTTATTAGGTCCTTTGTAATGCCTTGAAAATTTTCAGGCACTTAGCAATTttttgttcctactgttgtggaAAATTTTTGTTGCTTAGTTCTCTAGAATTTGTTCTGTCAAATTTACTATGGAAGTGCCTCCACCTTATAAAGTGTTTTATTCATTAGATGCATTCTAATGAATAGGGACAATTCAAGTTCTGTTTCAGTTGATGCACACAGCTAATAGGCAAATTGCCCTTTTCCCATCTTGTGTAAATAATCTGATAGACTTCTTCATAACATGGAAAAAAAGCAATCAGTCAGTGCAAGATTGAAACTAGAGTAATGGTGCATAAGCTGTTGCTAAGTATTTTAGATGTGTGTTTGTTCATGTGAATGCATCTCATGAACAAAACTCAAGTGTATAGTTTAGTGGGATTTTGCTTAGGAACACAAAGTGGCAAAAAGTATAGTGGGTAGATTATTTCATAAATTCCCTCAACTTTTCAGAAGTTGCAAAATATGTTCTCTAACACAGTAATCCTCAAAAATGTATTAACATTCAGTTGAGAAGAAAAAACAGTGGTGAAAAAGAGCTTAAGTTAGTTTTCAGTTGTACTTAAACTGTTAAAAGCTAGGAAGAATTACACTTGTCAAGTAGACTGTCTCGCATTTTTTAATATTTCAGTAGCATTTTATTTCTTCTGTACAATGTGTGAGACAGTAGATCAAATTAAGTTGAACTTAAGCATATAAATACATATTTCATCATAGCTATTgctttaaataaagaaaaagtgCAAATTTTTTAAGCAATAGTTCAAACTTGGTGACTCATAATAGTTATCAAAAGACACTTTATTTACAAATTGCTTAGTTATActtttagagagaatagatcattTTATGTTGATGCCTATACTGGTCTCTACACTCCAAATGTATCTGTGTAGGTGTAAATAGGTAGAGCCCCAATAAAGACTAAGAAATGTATGATGTCCTTTGTAGGATATATATGTACACCATAGAATATCAAGCATGATGTGTGTCATTATAATTCAGCGTCCAGCATTGTGCAATTTGTTTTCTATAGATTCAGATTCCTCTGTACTGGAATTTAAATTATGTTTAGTCCTGCTTTCATTGTTTGACATTGTAAAGGTCTAAGGTTTAATTTGTTATGCTTTCACTGTTTTTAATGATAGGGCACTGTACTGTTAAGTGCCAGCTCACTACAGCATATCACGAGCAAAATCTATTAAACAGGTCTAGGTTCTAGGTTCTTTAAATTCTAGCTGACATCAAAGTGGCCTGTGCCTACACAAAAATTAAATGTTAAATTTTTTATATCACAATTGCTCTgctcaagatatatttttttgttactgCTGTTTAGCATGTTCCTCAAAACATATTAGGGGTCAGTTTAATGAAATGCTCAAtaatggtactgtaacttatttatattatttttagtCTTTTTTGGGGAATACACAGTGAACTGCATCAGCAGGATACATGCAAGTGATTTTTGATGCTTGAATTATTGCTTTTAGGTGTGTTTGCAAAAGAAATGCACATACTTGTATGGAACcggatttattattatttttttttttagtgaaagttGAACTAATTTTAGTGAAACTCGAACTTCATACAAGGAGACCTCTGTATCTAGTCACTTCTTCAGATGACCAATCTTTACTTTTATTAATTCTTCACTAAACTGAGATAAGTATTACAGCTATCCAAGCaaacacactataacacacttttttttttttttttttttcattcttttgcTGTAGTTTGCATTGCTACAATGTCTGTCAACACCGTTTACATGATGTCAAAATGTTATTTATCGGGAAAACATTACTGCCATTAGTTCTGTCTGAAGTGCAAGGATAACATCACTACTGATAATTATTGTAAtattcaccaaaaaaaaaaaaaattccgagACCATAGGGGTCATTCAGTCAGCATCACTTTTGTCATGAAAAACATGTGCTGTGTCAAATCATATAAAATTAATGAAGTCGGCATCTATACTTTACAAAATTAGTATATTTTGTCATCACTTTACACTTTCCCCCAATGTACCTTATTACAAAATTTATATGATTAGATTTTTGTTAAAGTTGTCATTTGCTTATGCAGCTAATAGGAATGAAAATGTTTACAGATCATCTGGAGATTTGCACCCCTTCCTTTTTCCCTGCCCTGAAGGAAGCGGTGAAAAAAGTTAGCTTTTTTCACGTGAAAAATTTGCATAACACATTGTAGTGAATTAATGCAACTTTGttggatggcaggtattgctggCAACTAAACTAGAAAGATGCTTGATGCACAGAAAACCTTTGTAATAGACGATATTCCACTTTTGGTAAAATTCCACTCAACATTGTCTAATATACAGGAGGTTTTGCTTTGCACCAAGTGCCTGTCTACCATACTAACCTATCCTTGTTAAAATTTATGTAATATAAGAATAATTTTGAGATTTAATttgcagttggagtgtgagcaaggtaacatttatgaagagattcagggaaactggttagccagatgtAAGAACAGTTCCTTcattgtgaaggatgggtggggatttTTGCAGTTCAGAGGGTTGGTTGAAATGGCTTAGTATTTctggtcccctcaagggaggttccttgatgctggtgaggggctcttgatcatagGAATTGGACCCGTGTTCATATTCCTGGAATCaggtctgaataccttccatttccccaggtgctgtatgaccctgatgggtttagtgctccccatgaatAATAATCTATTTCTGGTATGACAGCTATTCACTGAACAATGAATGAATGAATTTCCTTCCTTGGGGGTCACTCTACCAGGAAACAGATGGTACAACAAAAATAATTTACCAAACCTATAAAAATCTGCAAGATCTATATTTCACTGATTTCCTTGGAGTAATGGGGCAAGTTTTCAGATGACCAATATTTGCTCATGTAAAGTGAGAATCTGAGTGCAAGACAAGTTCATCAGGAATAAGTGCAAAACCTACTATCTTAGCTCTCTTTAATGTGCTGATGTGCACCTTTTCTTATCTTCTGCATTACTGAATGATGATAAACTTTAATTATACCAAAGATGGAGATTTATCTGATCTCACAACCCTTGTAATAGTTAAGTTGTCTTTTCTACTGTTGTTTTGAACAATGGTGTATTGTATTTATTTGTCttcatataaaaatatatactgaatacagtatataaaaatatatactatataaatatatattatttggATATCTTTTTCTATTCTTTAACCCTGATGGAATATTTCACCAGTCTAATCAACGCTGTTTTTGGATTCATGTCAGTTTAGTTGTTATTCTGTCATGTTTTATGTACATAATTTTAAAGGAATACAAGAGCTCTTTAAACAgtgtttaaaatatttttttataattttctttTAAGGCTTTAGTTAAAGAACATTGTTCATCAATTCTTAACTCGTAACACAATGTATtatttgtgtgcgtgcgtgcgtgtgtgaatAATTTTAAAACATGAAATAGCTCTCGAAGTGTCGTAAAATGCATTATAAAAGTTCTGTGAACACAATTGATtatacatataattttttttcttttcacctCAATAATCAAGTTTTAAATGGGCAAAGGGATCATGTTCCTTTATGAAACCAAAAAAATTTCAACATGATTTCCATGATTTGGAAGATTTCTTCCACATGTTTAATTTAATAAAACCCATTCCATTATAAGGTGCATGATGGACCCGCATCTCTTCAGCACAGCCATGAACTTAAAGTGCCTGCAAATATATAAAAGAAAACTTGAATATCAATGAAAGAACTATTCAGTAAAAAGTAGTAGATAAATTCTCTTCAGTTTTACATGTAGTATTCAAGATAGATATGATTTAGCCAACCTGTCCTCCTAAGCAAACATCTGTATTTTACAGTCAAGACTTATCAGTCAAATGACTAGTGCAAAGAAGTGAATGTTGAAATTTTACTCTTATGCTTCCTCAGTATTTTTTGGCGTTTCCCCATTTTCTGTATGAACGTCTGAACATAATTTTGCCTTTATGTGCTGTTACCTTTATTGGTGTTTAATATATAATTAGATAAATTTGGTTAATTGTGGTTAACCTAGCCTAAATAGCTTGTgtatattattatcatcatcatatttATGGGGAAGTGCAAAACCTGTTGCAATTAAACagtgcctgaggaatggaaggtttgatccaagaaaacagcaggtagctccaattccttggatcaagaattcTTCACTAGCACCCCCTTAATTGGCATATAGCTTACGTAGATAAAATGGCTTAAATATACAAGTGAAGCAGTAATGTTAGCATTAGGAGGAGAGGCTGGCTTTAGCATATAAACTCTTAGCAAggtggtcatgtgtgtgtgcgAGAACTGTGTAGGTGCACTGTGCCAATGTAAGTGCCactgtgtgcgtgcgcgtgtgagACAGGTTGTTACATCTGAGAATATTATCTTTGTACTGACCATGGAAATAAATGTAATTGTTAAATGGTTGGGATTTTAATTAAGTTTCCTAAGATGCAGTTTAAATAGCaatattagtactgtactggACTAACATGTTAATACTTGACTGGATTAAAAGTGATATAATATTTGACCAGGCTAATATTACTATAAAACTTGACTGGGCTAATACTACTGTAATACTAATTAATACCATTGTAATACTTGACTGGGTTATGACTACTCTAATACTTAACTAATACTACCATAATACATGACCAGACTAATACTTCATAACACTTGCCTGGAGTGACACAAATGTGCACAGTAATGGTATACAACTGCATTATTCTCacaagaaagcactaaacccttatAAATCATAGTGTCATGTGGCAAGAGGGGTGATGGCAGTGGAAAGTGCACAAAAGTGGAATTATGTACAAAAGAGTAAGAAGAATCAAGGTACTTCCTTTGAAAGACCATAACTAAACATCATATAATATTAAGGGGTTCAGTTACATAATACTGTATTGCTACACAATTAAGTTCTTTCTCACTTGTTACTCTGTGCTTTCAATGCACAAGAGATCATTCACGATCAATACAGAACATGCAAACACTGAATATGCTTGCTTCCAGATAAAACATCAAGTGCTATCTGAACTTATTCATATCACTAGCCTTATCAATAGTTACAAATCAACAAGATAAACAGATATAGGTTAAATCTCTCTCACAACACATGATAAAAGATAGAGCAGTTTCACAGTTTCTTCAGATGTGTTCATGTCTTCTTAAGAATTCTATCAACAGTTTTTTCATAAAAAAACAATGCATAATAGCAGACACATGCAGGACTGATAAATACACACACATGATAATGGGTTCTTGCTTAAGTACCACAGTAAAAGCAGAATTGAGAGATAAACAGGAATCACAGTCGACAATGAAAACAGACATGGTAAGTAGATAGAAAAGAGAGAGTTGAACACCGATGATAAATAGGATTACTGGGTAAGATAGCTGTAGTTCCTAGTCATTGTGGCTTGCAATACACAAATTTAACTTAGTGGATAGTCACAATGGGACAAGCTTGAGTGCTTGTGTGTGCCTGAGAGTATCAATACCTATCTGTATGGCTGTGCTTGGGTATGCATGACAAGGGTAAAAGAGAGATGGTAGAGGTAAAGAAGTGGTGGTACAGAAAATGTGTCAGTTAAGAGATCATGGAGAATCTGCAATAAATGTAGAACCATCAGAGAGGAAGGACAATGAGATAGCATGTCAGAGTCATTAAGAAGGCATCTGCAATGAAGCTGGTAAACTCTGATAAACAGGATGATTTGTTCAGTATATGCATGAGTGGCAATTCTTTCAGTGGTACAAAGCTATCATTATGCACAGGAGGTGCACTTTCATTGTACAAGACATCAGGATACAAAATCAACAGACTGTAGAACAACTGAGACAAATATTGTACAGACTGTACAGGAAAAAAGATAGAGCCCAACAGACAAAGGAAGGACAACCATACTTATAAAGATATGCAGTAAACAAATCTAGGGAAATTAGGAGGATATGGGAAAGCCTGGGATGCACTGGCAGAATTGGAAAGATTAGTGGCTGAAGATAAGGAAGGAATCAGAGGTGTGACTGAAGAGAGGAACTGTTAACTATGCTATAGGACAGAAAAAATGTAGACCCTACTATGGAAGAATAATGGTGATAAATCGTTTAAGACTGACCTTATCAGAAATCAGATAGAACTGTCCATATGCCTCTAGCTCATTAATATAGAAAACCTATCATTACCGTAAGGCAGGACAAACTGATGTGTGGGGAGGATGGGGGGGGTGATTTCCCAGACAACTGAGGCATCCCAGGGTATAGTAAAGTGATAGGAAAGGTCATTATATGACATAAAGTATTACATCAAAAGAACAATAGTACTTTACTGTCACAGAGTAGGAAGCAGCTCCTATTAACTATCTGGCCACCAAACAGACTATTAATATCAGGAAGTGGCAGTTAAACTGCATTAAGTTACATTACTTGGATGGGGGTAGTGATCATAAGTGGGTCAGATGAATTTCTACATTGGAAACATGAAGGCCTGCAGATATCTGCAGCAGACTCCCCAAAGAATTGCGAGGAAAACTTACTGAGGAAGGATGACCATTTTGTAGCACAAGTTCAGTTGTGCTTGGTCACTGAGTGATAGATGTGCCAGCCACCATTTGGATCTTGGAGAGAACATCAGCTTGTGCAGCATCTTGCATACACACAATATAACCTTGGTCTTGTAATGTATAGACAGTGATCTCATGACTAACTGACAATGTGAGTGTAAAAGATAATTTGTCATTATGTAATTCACCAGCTGTTTTTGGCCACTCACAAAAATTTCCACGTTTATATCTCACAGTGGAAAGCAGATTCTAAGCAAGGTGAAAACCAATGAAGGTCCTTCTTTGAATGAATCTGATAAGTCTGAGAGAAGTGCAAGTTCACAGACTTGCTAAATAATTGTATATTTTGTAAATGCAGTGAGTAGAAATAAAGAATCTAATCTAAatctaaacatctgatacatcacACAATCCTAATTACTTGAGGCATACTGGTTACAGTCTAATGTGGATAATGATggaggtttgcaagaagacaAGTGGGCCATGCCAGCAATTTGCCCCAGTGCAACACATTTGaatttttcatattttcattATACTTAAACAAAATTTATTGCCTTCAGGTAAATTTTTGGAATAATTTATTACCAAAAATATaagacacattcaccatcattcattttcTTGCTATCTTTTCAGAAAGGCACTGGAATAATGCTCCAAAGATAAACCAACAATGCACAACATTCAAAGCCAACTTTCAAAGTTCAAGTACTGCAATACAGTATACACAATAAAATGTAACTGTTTCATTTGACTGAGCATTCATATTAACttttcatcattcattcaatataCAAATCAACCAGTTATTAGAATTTTTTTAAAACTTGAATCTTAAAAAACTTCAGCATTACTGACCTGCTTGGTTTAGCATGACTTTCTTTTTCAGCTTTCTGGCCAAGTGGAACTTGTACGGAGAATGGCCGAGAGACAGATAGCTATGCAGGTGGCTACAGTTCGTGAGATGATCGTCTGGTTTGTTCCTTTCACTATATCTTCATACGGATTTCTTTATTATGGACATATCAAAACCAATAGCTGGGTCGTCATGTTTCCCCTTATTCCCATTACATTTGGTCTTGGATACCAACTCCATTATGCTTATGGTAACAAAATACATCaaattaaaggtaagtgttaatCTTTTCTAAGATACAGTACTTTACCATAAAATTGCAATAAGTTCAAAGGACAGGGTTTCATATTCTTAAATCTGAGCTGGTTTTGTCTGAAGTCCACTCCCCTATGTTTGCCTTTTATATAATAAACCTGTGAAAATCAAATATACCTGTATATTTTGTATGGTCCTGTGATTTGAGAATATATACCATATTTTATGGCAAACAAGACTCTCCAATTCCAATTGgttaaattttggaaaaaaaagatAAATGGTACTTTGGCCTCTAAGATGCTGGGTAAATTTGAGACTTATTTTGGGGAAAAAATAGCATCTTCAATACTTTAAAATATGGTATATTTAGTACAATTATTAATGTTGCATTGATTTTTAACATGCATTACCTATTTTGTCTAAAAGTGAAAACTGAGAAACACTTCTGAAAGACAAATGAAATGGGTAAAAGGAGATGTGAGCATTTCAGTCACAGGGACTCTTTTCAGTAGGACTGCCTGAGGCTGAAATGCTGTATATATGTGCTGCTtcagtgtgaacaaagtaacaagGAGGAGGTCAGGAAATCTGAATCTTGGAGGCAGGaagaacaatgcctgcactctggaggagtggggATAATTCAGTCAGGTCATCTAAATTGTGATGTCAACACACTTCTGGTAAGACGTGATTGAATGATTGATAGTGAATGTATTTCCTTCTTTGGGTTGCCCTGCCTTTGTGGAACATGGCTAGTAAGGTGTTTAGGTGTTATGTCAAAGTAGTTTCTCACTTTTCTTTAATCAGTGATTATGGAACTTTAACTAAAGTTAAATGTGtaccctcacacactgaaggtaATGTTTACTTTATTCCTCTAAGAACTGGCTGAGAACATTATGGCAAATGAAacccacatgatgatggtgccagAGTGGACAACTGGTGTCAGTGAAGGTCACAACTCATCAGTCAAGGCAGTCACAGATGTACCACACTCGCTTAAGAACGTGACCTTCACACCTCCTTCCATAACCACACATTCTGCAGGTGTAGTCTTCAAGCCAAAGGTTACCAGCTCTAATCCACCCTAAATAACACTACTATACAGTACTCTGgttctgaaaaaaaaaagacacatttCTACACAGTTTATATTTCATCATCAAATAAGTTACCAGTTTGTTTATGCCTTCTGAACAGAATTCTGGCAGCTGATTAAGTAGCCATCAATCACCTGCCATTATTACATCATGTGTATCCTCCCAGGAACTTCTTCAGAGGCCCAACAGATGAAAATcactggggaaggggagagattGAGGCTGTAATTGTAATAACAGATCTGCCCTCGTATTAATGGGAAGTGCTAAatctgtaagggtcatacagtgcctggagaatgggaggtaatcaggttgttttattcaaggaagaggagggtagcttcaattccttggagtCAGAGCCCTTCACTGGTATCAAGGTGCCTCACAAGACTACACCCCATAAGAAACGGATAACATGATCAAAAATGCATTGGAaacaatatacagtacaatatTGGTATTAGTTTCTTCAAGGATGGTGAACGGCTCTTCTTCCAAAGTATTGGAGTTACTtctccccttcctcagatcaaacctgattacccatAACTTTTCTGTATGACCTTTACAAGTACAACAGAACTCCCGTATCCACTGCTTTGATATCCGTGGTTTCAGATAACcacagtttactgtggcccaaaaatatctcttaattttgcataataatggccccaaagaaCAAAATtagagaagctggcagttcttcaaagcctaagagaagccgtgaagtgcttcccatcaataaaattgataattctccacttattgtgcataatttatcaattaaactttataacagGTATGTACAGGACTTATATATAAGGTTTGCTATCATCCGTAGTTTCTGAATCTGTGGCAGGTCATTGGAGTGTATCCTGTGGAcatgggggtcctactgtatagcACTTTCCtgctaatataataataattgcagtGATGAATATGAACAAAAGTAGCAAACAGAAGAATATACAATATTACCCTCTAACACACTTTTTTGTGAGTTATTCCTAATCTTTTAACATTGAATACAATATCTGTTAAAGACATTTAAGATTTTTATAAGATCTTCATTATTTTACAACAATGacagttattattattcttgCCAAGAAGAAAACTAAGAATAGTAAGAAAGCTCCTTCAGTTACTATATTATATAATGTCGGATGGTTTTCCATTATTTTGATAATACACTGGTAATTGTAATTAAATGTAAGAAATAAAACTATATTCTAAACATTTATAAAAAGACTAAAAATTTTGAGCTTGACAGTTTGATCATAGCAATATATTGATGTAAaaggaattaaaaaaatatataacattaTCTTTCCATCTCCCTTCCCCCCACCATGGAGTTCAATACAGAGgtaccaaaaaaaaaagtcacatggAATAAAACTGCATTACGCAGTGAAGAAAATATAAGGAAAATAAGGTTATGTTCCAGACATCATCATATTTAACCCTACAATTTCATTTTTACTACTGTACTAAGTAAAAACTTACCTCACATTCTGGAAGTAAGTACTTGCAGCATTTGGAGtgtgagaggaggaagggttgacATTAGGCTGCTGAGCCAAATAGGATAGCTATTGTTCCTGTGATGCTGAGGCAGAGTTTTCATTGCACTTT includes:
- the LOC128693218 gene encoding plasminogen receptor (KT), translated to MIKDRAVSQFLQMCSCLLKNSINSFFIKKQCIIADTCRTDKYTHMIMGSCLSTTVKAELRDKQESQSTMKTDMLSGQVELVRRMAERQIAMQVATVREMIVWFVPFTISSYGFLYYGHIKTNSWVVMFPLIPITFGLGYQLHYAYGNKIHQIKELAENIMANETHMMMVPEWTTGVSEGHNSSVKAVTDVPHSLKNVTFTPPSITTHSAGVVFKPKVTSSNPP